agactcctaacttgagatttgaggagggagaagcaaaatgttgctccaagagactcttaagtggctcttaaatcttaagagcctcttgtttctctctcctctctcctcaaagtccCACATGGCTcccaacttattttttcacaataaaaaaatccttccctccaatcaacctccatctttcactctcttttgttgtagtggagcccaatatatgaataaaatatgaaatagagaagagatgtagagagtattgttggagtttacactcttaattttgtcctaaattactaagaaccgcattttttatattatatttaggagccaggctcttggagatgctctaagtgtCTTTCTCTGTTACATATCTTTTTGGTGCATATTAACAACTAATATCCTTTCTAACTTTCTAACTCAAAATTTGGTACATATACTTTCTAACTCAAAATTTTACCTCATATTAACGGATATCAAATGTCTTGGGGatcttataaaaatttaaattaacaaaaaatgtTTCTAaagttaattttagaaaaattatataaagtcACAAtcattttgtgtataaaaattggACAAATTTCACGTCGATAATCTTTTTTAACCATGATATTGTGAGTATCATAGGACAAATTTTTTCCATATAaacaaagatatataaaatatgaaacatatgatttaaaattaattgaaaaatatattatcatatattaatattagaaaaatatttacagatagatatattttttacttaCATTAgtgatttattatataaaaatgttgtaaaatctaatttttttgagaGCAAATACAATTAATTGCtcaatataatttaattcatcaatattaaaaaaatattaaaattaaaattatagagTTACCTTTGGCTCGTGTTGACGACCAGTAATAAGAAAAAGCAGACTTGTTAGAGCAGCAGAGAGAAAGAAGTCGGAGAGCGAGAAATGGCGACGGCGGGGAAAGGAGGAAAGACGATGATGACGACAGCAACGGCGGAGATGGAGAGAATGAGCGTGGAGCAGCTGAAAGCAGTTAAAGAACAAACAGATCTCGAAGTCAATCTCTTGCAAGACAGTCTCACGAATATTCGCACCGCCACTTCTCGTCTCGATCTCGCTTCCACCGCTCTTCATGATCTCTCCCTCCGTCCCCAAggtaatctctctctccctctctcccccttcccctctctctctctccattcctctccctccctccatccctctccctccctctctctccctctctctccctctccctccctctctctctatatGTCCCTCTCCTTAAATATACGTATACAGGGTTTGTATGTATGGGTTTTTGATTGCAAGTGAATTGATTTATTGGTTGTATATTTGGGGGTTTAGGAAAGAAAATGCTGGTCCCTTTAACGGCGTCGCTTTATGTACCTGGAACGCTTGATGATTCTGATAAAGTTCTGGTTGATGTTGGTACTGGCTACTTCA
This genomic window from Daucus carota subsp. sativus chromosome 7, DH1 v3.0, whole genome shotgun sequence contains:
- the LOC108193440 gene encoding prefoldin subunit 5; this encodes MATAGKGGKTMMTTATAEMERMSVEQLKAVKEQTDLEVNLLQDSLTNIRTATSRLDLASTALHDLSLRPQGKKMLVPLTASLYVPGTLDDSDKVLVDVGTGYFIEKTMLEGKDYCERKINLLKSNYDQLFEVAAKKKSIADEAGVILQAKLKQLTPAT